The genomic stretch AACTGTTTTTGCACAAGACCTGTCCCTGTTTAACGTTAAGAAAACAACAGATAGTTTACGGGCGGTTCTCTCAAAAACCAGCAAACCCATTGAACAATTTACCCTTCTCAACAAAATCCGTGAGGCCAATGATGCTACCTTTGGTAATTACCAGGACACCTCCCTGGGTGTACAACTATTCCGTATTGCGCAGCAATTAAAAAATGACTCCCTGCTTGCCATTAGTCTTAATGTAGTTGGCAATTTCTTCAGAAGCAAGGGAGAAAATCCAACAGCTTTGGAATATTTTTTTAAAGCCATTCCGCTTGCCGAAAAGGCAAAAGATAAGCGGAGAATAAGTTCCCTGTATCTTGATATTGCAGAAAGTTATTCAACCCTTAAAAACGAAGAGGAAAGTTTTAAATATGCAAAATTAGCTGAAGCTAATTTGCCGGATAAATCCGCACCCATGTATGATTATATGGCGGGGCAATATTATCGTACCATCAGCAGGTATTATCTAAGAAAAAAACAACCTGATACGGCATTGGTGCAGATACACCAATTGGAACAGGTGAACCGGAGATTTCCGAAAGCCAATTATCTGTTGATCGAATGGATACAAAAAGGAGAAGCTTATACCTTGCTTAAAGACAATGAAATGGCAGAGTTGTATTTTAAAAAAGCCAATAAACTCTCCGATTCCATTGGCACTACTTCGCTGCTGATTAATTTCAGTACCAGCTATTTACCATACCTGATAACTACCAATCAATTTAAAAAAGCACAAGTATATGCCTTGCGGCTGCTGAAAACCGGAAACAGTATTGATAACAATATCATAAAGCTTTCCGCTGCCGGTTTTTTAAACACGGCATACTATAATTTGAACCAGCCGGACAGTGCTTATTTTTATTTAAAAATGCAGTCGGCACTTAAAGATTCTGTTTTTAATCAGGATAATTTTAATAAGATACAGGCATTGGCCTTTAATGAACAAATAAGAAAGATTGATGAAGAAACAAAAGTGGCTGCAGCAAAGGAAGAACGTAAACAAAACATTCAATACGCCTTAATCGCTATCGGAATAATTATTTTGCTTACCCTTTATTTATTACTCAGCCGCAGTTTTATTACCAATACCAAACTGATTGAATTTTTTGGTATAGTTGCTTTACTGATCGTTTTCGAATTTCTCAATTTACTGCTACATCCTTTTTTAGAAAGAATAACCAACCACTCCCCTGTTTTGATGTTGCTGGCATTGGTTTGCATTGCGGCATTATTGGTACCGTTACATCACCGGGTGGAGAAATGGGCAACGGCTAAACTGGTGGAAAAGAATAAAAAGATACGATTGGCAGCGGCGAAGAAAACGATAGAGCAATTGGAAAACACTCAACCCAAATAACCGTTATGAAAAAATATAAACTGCTCCTGTTATCGATCATTTCATCAGCATGTCTCTATGCACAACAAACTTTGATCAGCAATGTGAACTTTGTTGATGTTATGACAGGAAAGGTCATTCCCGGACAATCCGTGCTTATTAGTAATGATAAAATTGAGCAAACAGGCACTGCCGGAAAGTAGGTGAAGCGGTTTTGAAGAACAGGATATCCCCTGCTGTATTGTATGAAGTATTGGACTAAAACTCATTTAAGATAAAAATCCCGTCAATTAATTGACGGGATTTTTTTGTGCATGGGATCCTGATACAAACCGGTGTACATCCTTGCCAACGCTGCGCCCTGGTATGCCGGATGGCGGACTACCTGTTTCGACTTCAACAAAATAAAACAGACCCAAACGAATAGCGTGAGTCTGCTGGTGCCCGGGACTGGAGTACCAAAATTGATCCTTAGAACTGGTCTTACACAAAGCCATAGCCCCGGTATATCGGGGCGGTCATTTGTATTTGCCTGCTTATGAGAATGAATTCTCATCGCCACCAAATACAAATGCCCTTCACTTTTGTGAAAGGCATTTGTGCCCAGGACTGGATTCGAACCAGCACATCCTTGCGAACGCTGCGACCTGAACACAGTGCGTCTACCAATTTCGCCACCTGGGCAGGTGAACCAACGTTGAAGTCGTTGTAAACCGTTTCATTCGTTAAAACCGTTGCGCAGGCCAAAACCCTGAAACGATTTTAAACATTTAAACGACTTAAACGTTTCAAACGGATTGCAAATATAAGGCACTACACCGAAACATTAAAATCTCTCAGTGCATCATTTAAACTTGTCTTAAGATCCGTGGATGGTTTACGTTGACCGATGACCAGCGCACAACCTACCCCGTACTCCCCTGCCGGGAATTTTTTGCTGTAACTGCCGGGTATCACTACACTCCTTGCCGGCACAATACCCCGCATTTCTTTCGGTTCAGTCCCGCTCACATCAATGATCTTGGTGGACTGTGTCAATACCACATTGGCTCCCAGTACCGCTTCTTTTTCCACCCGCACTCCTTCCACTACTATGCAACGGCTGCCGATAAAACATCCGTCCTCTATAATGACCGGGGCCGCCTGCAAGGGTTCCAAAACACCCCCAATGCCCACCCCCCCGCTCAGGTGAACCCCCTTGCCTATCTGGGCACAACTACCCACGGTAGCCCAGGTATCAACCATCGTACCTTCATCCACATAAGCACCGATGTTCACATAGCTCGGCATCAATACCACGTTCCTGGCCAGGTATGCACCATATCTTGCCACGGCATGGGGTACCGCCCGCACACCCAGGGAAGCATAATCCGACTTCAGTTTCATCTTATCATAAAATTCAAAAGGCGGTAACGTATAGGTCTCCATCTGCTGGATGGCGAAGTACATCAGTATGGCCTGTTTCACCCACTCATTCACCTGCCAGGACCCATTGACAGGTTCGGCAGTACGAAGGCGGCCTTTATCTACTTCTTCCAATACGGTCCTCACTGCATCGGCATAGGCCTGGTCTTTTAAAAGATCCCGTTTGGCCCAGGCATCCAGTATCATTTGCTTTAACTCCATTGCGTTGAATTTCTGCAAACTTACACTGTTGACCGAACAAAGAAAAAAGCATTTTATACCGCATAAGTTTCAATTGTAAACCGGGTACCAATCCGTATTAATCAATAACTTTACAGCTTACATGCAAAAGTTTCTCGTCATACAAACAGCCTTTATCGGCGACGTGGTGCTGGGCACTGCTTTGGTGGAAAAACTGACAAAACATTATCCCCATGCCCGGATAGATTTCCTGGTACGAAAGGGAAATGAAAGCCTGCTGGAAAATAATCCGCACCTTTCTGAAGTGCTTACCTGGGATAAAAAAAAGCGGAAACTCAGGAACCTGTTAGTCCTGCTTCTGCATATCAGAAAAACCAGGTACGATAAGGTGATCACCATCCAGCGCTTTTTTTCCACCGGCCTGCTCACGGCATTTTCCGGGGCCAACGAGACCATTGGCTTTGACAAGAACCCCTTAAGTTTCCTGTTCAGCAAAAAAGTAAAACACATCATCAGTAAGGAGAACGGGATAAAGCATGAAGTGGAGCGAAACAATGACCTTATTGAATCTTTTACCGACGGATCAGTTATCCGTCCCAGGTTATATCCATCAGAAAAAGATCATGCTGCAATATCAGCCTGGACACAAAAAAAATATGTGACTATATCGCCCGGAAGTATCTGGTTTACCAAAAGATATCCGTTTGAGAAATGGGCTGACCTAATCAGGAATTTTCCCCCTGAGTATGCTGTTTATTTAGTGGGAGGAAAAGAAAACATTGCCGAATGCGAATACATAAAAAGCATCAGCAACAATCCGGATGTAGATATCCTGGCAGGCAAACTTTCTTTTTTGCAATCGGCGGCCTTAATGGAAACAGCGGCTATGAATTATGTAAATGATTCCGGGCCGCTTCACTTTGCCTCGGCGGTAAATGCGCCGGTTACAGCAGTATACTGCTCAACCGCACCTGCTTATGGCTTCACGCCCCTGTCCGACAAATCATATATCGTTGAAACACCGGAAAAGTTAAACTGTCGCCCCTGTGGAATCCATGGCCATAAAACCTGTCCTGAACAACATTTTAAATGCGCCAAAACCATTCAGACAAATCATCTCCTCGAAGCTTTTCAAAAAGCGATGATGAATGTATAGCTACGAGAACGATATTGAACAATGCCTGCGTGTGCTGAAAGAGGGCGGGTTGATCCTCTATCCCACCGATACGGTCTGGGGTATTGGCTGCGATGCAACCAATGAGGAGGCGGTGGCACAGGTCTATGCGCTTAAAAAAAGGTCCGATGAGAAAAGCATGATCATCCTGCTGGCCGATGAACGGGACATCATCCAATACGTTACCCAGCCCGACCCAAAAGTGTTTGATTATATCAAAGGCATCCACAAACCAACCACCATTATTTACGAAGGCGCGGTGGGACTTGCGCAAAACCTTACCCCGCAAAACAACAGCATTGCTATCCGCATCACAAAAGACAGGTTCTGCAAAGACCTGATCAAACGGTTCCGCAAGCCCATTGTTTCCACTTCGGCAAATGTTTCCGGTTACCCGGCTCCGGAAGTTTTTACAGATATTGATGTGGCAATAAAAAACGGTGTTGACTATATCGTGCAACACCGCCAGGATGATTCAACCCCTGCCGTACCCTCTGCAGTGGTCAGGTGGAACGCCGATGGCTCTCTCCACATCATACGTTCTTGAATAACTTTGCCAACATTTCGAACGTTGGCAAAGTTTATATTATAATGTAAGCCCGATCCCCAACTGGATACTCTGGTTCTTCCACTTCTCGTTATTATCGATGTCATTGATATTGCTTAAGCCGATTGCGTAGCGGCCGTAAATATTAAAGTGACGGATATTTACCTGCACACCCCCCAGCATACTGAAGTCGCCGCTCTTGAATGCTTCCTGGCCGTTTTGCAGAAGCGTATTGCTCTTATTGGTGAGGATCCCGAACTGGGGACCTACCTGCAGGGTGAGCATTTTGGTGGGTTTGATGTTTAATAAGATGGGGAAGCTCAGGTATTTCAATTGCACTTTATTCAGTTGCTTGAACTGGTAAACACTGCTGAACGTGCTGGATGTATCCACGTTGGTCTGGCTGAATAATATTTCGGGCTGGATACCTAATTTTTTGCCCAATCCGATTTCAAAAAAACCACCCAGGTGATAACCGAAAGAGAATTCATCTTTAAAGGATTTACCAGTGAGTTTGTTAATGGAAGCGCCGCCTTTAAAACCGATGTGAAGCCGCTGGGAAAATGCAGAAGTGCTGATGACCGTCAATAATGCCAGTGAAAGGATCTTCGTTTTCATGTTAAATGGTTTGGTTCGCACATAAGGCGCAAGATACATGCCATGCAGAAAAATATTTTTACAAACTTTTGTTAAGAGAACCGGCAGGTTAGAATGAGAATCCTGCAACAACCGAAAATAATGAAGTGAGTCTTTTTCAGTAGTGGATGGCAGGTAATAGTCAAGGTATACCTGGGGTTGAAAATAAAACTTACCATAGTAATACGTTATCTCTGCCAGGAAACCCAGCGACTGTATTTTAAACGAACCGGAACTGCTTCCATCGCCGTATCTCGTTTTAAGATAATTCTGAACAACGGGTCTGCGGTTGGTCAGGCTGCTGGAATGGGAAATGTTCCAGGTTTGCGATCCTGCATTCAGCATGATGGTTGGCTGCAGCTGAACAGCATCCTTCTTACCAAAGACCTTATAAAAGTCCCATTCATGCGTGGCAGATAAGATGGCAGACAATCCATACACCCGCGTGGTTATGGTATCCCGTATATGCACCACCCGGTTGAAGAACCAGAATGCCGTATCAAAATATTCTTCCTGTTTACCGAAAGAAAAACCAACGGCGATTCCCGGCTGTATCCATGTCTTCTTGTACGTAAAGCTTCCATAGAAATCATTTTTAAAAGGGCTTACGTCAAAACTGGTGGTGGAGCCTTCCATAAAACGGGTGTAGGATATGCCGGCATCTATATTTTTATTGTGGTAAACATAGGCAGGGCGGAGGGCATACTGGTACATTTTTAATTTCCCGTCATCCCTGGCAAAAAAGCCGGTCAGGGTAAGCCCCAGCCCGCTTTTATGATAATACCCGGCCGATGGTGTATAAAACAGTTTGTTGGTGATCGCCTGCCCTGCATTTAGTGAATTATTCTTCAGGCTGAATATCCCATTGCCGATACCTACATTAACATCAAAATAGCTTTTCTTCTTTCCGGCTCCCATCATCAGCTGAATGAACGCATCGTTCCTGAACATGGAATCCAATGCCTGCTTTTCCTCCTTCGTAAGCGAATCGGTCTGGACACAGGCCAGCGAAAAAGCCAGGACGGAGATCATTAATAATAAGGATCGTTGCATAAGCGGTTGAGTCAGCCTGTATAGATTTAAAAGAACAAAATTAGTTTAATATGGCGCAAATTTTTATTTCATGCCAGACTTGGGCATAAATAGCCTATCTTTGCGCCCATTATTTAAAAACTGAGAATTACATGACATGCTCAGTTGCTGTTGAAAATAGGTCTATCCCCGGGGCATTTTGACACCCCTGCATCCGATAGCTATCGGATTTATACAACGGCCAAAAGCATGACATCCCGGTACTTCGACACGTTCAGTACATCCGGGAAACAGCATGTGGCTATCGCAAAACAAATTTCATGAATGCATTTGAAGCCTTAGGCTTGAACGAACAATTGGTACAATCTGTTACCGAATTAGGATTTGAAACCCCCACCTCCATACAGGAAAAAGCGATCCCTGTCCTGTTATCAGGCACCACCGATTTCATCGGTCTTGCTCAAACCGGAACCGGCAAAACCGCCGCATTTGGTTTACCCTTATTACAGCTGATCGAACCGGCACAGCGGCATCCCCAGGCGCTGATCGTTTGCCCGACGAGGGAACTCTGCCTGCAGATCACCAGCGACATTGAGACCTTTAAAAAACACAGCCGGAATATTTTTACAGAAGCCGTTTACGGCGGCGCCTCCATCATGATGCAGATACGCAACCTCAAAAAAGGCGTACACATCGTAGTGGCAACACCAGGCCGTTTGATCGACCTGATAGAAAGAAAGGCCATCGACCTGCAGAAAGTAAAATACGTGGTACTGGATGAAGCCGATGAAATGCTGAACATGGGCTTCCGGGATGATATCGATTTTGTACTGAAAAATACCATCAACCGGGAGAGCACCTGGTTATTCAGCGCCACCATGCCACCGGAAGTAAGGGCCATCTCTAAAAATTATATGGAGAACCCGAAAGAAGTTACGGTCGGTAAAAAGAACAGCGGCAATGTGAACATCGACCATCAATACTTTGTGGTGCCTGCACAACACCGTTACGAAGCATTGAAACGCCTGATCGATTTCAACCCCGGCATGTATGCCATCATTTTCACCCGTACCAAGGCCGACGCACAGGATATTTCTGAGCGCCTGGCAAAATCGGGTTACGAGATCGAAGCGCTGCATGGAGACCTGTCCCAGCAGCAGCGCGACAAAGTGATGGGGCGTTTCCGCAGTAAGAACCTTCAATTGCTCATCGCCACCGATGTGGCAGCAAGAGGAATAGACGTGGATGGCATCACCCACGTGATCAATTTTGAATTGCCCGACGACATGGAAGTGTATACCCACCGCAGCGGCCGTACAGGCCGTGCCGGTAAAACGGGTGTTTGCCTTTCCATCTGCCACAGCAGGGAAAGCTATAAGATCAAATCACTTGAGCGGATGATCAATGCAAAATTCCACAAAGTGGATGTGCCGAGCGGTAAAGACGTTTGCCGCAAGCAGTTCTTCCATTTCATGGATAAACTGATGCTGGCCGATGTGAGCCATGGGGATTACGAAACCTATATGCCCGACCTGATGATGAAATTTGCCGAAGTAAGCAAAGAAGAAGTATTGCAGCGGGTAGCTGCGCTGGAGTTCAGCCATTTCCTGAAATATTACGAAAATGCGGAGGACCTTAACCGTGCCGACATACGGGGCGACAGGAGGCAGCCCATGCGGGAAGAAATGGGTGGCAGCCGTAAAGAGCGCACCAGCTTCAACAGGCGGGATAGTGGCTACACCCGGTTATTCGTTAACCTGGGGACAAAAGACGGTTTTTACAAAGCCAGTTTTTTACAATTCATATTGGACGAGAGCGACCTGAAGAAAGAAGTACTTGGCAAGATCGATATGCGGGAAATGAACAGCTGGGTAGAGATCGACAAAGATGCTGCCGGCAGAATGATAAAAGCCATCGACGGCAAACGCTACAACAACCGCACCATCCGCATGAACGAGGCCGACGGCGGTTTCAGAAGGCCAACGGATGAAGGAGGAAGGGACAGAAAAAGAATTTATGCTTCGAAGGAAAGAGGAAGCTTCCGGTAAGATCTGAACCGCGGAATATTCAATAATCAATGTTCAACCTGCCGGCAGGCAGGAAGGTTCTCAATGATAAACGGGATCCGTTTCAGAAACGGAATGCTCATCCATTGAACATTGAGCATTGTGTATTGAACATTTCTATATAGAAGAATGCTTTACATTCGATATTAATTCTGCATTTCAATGGAAGCTGAGGTACACATACTGTTCTCTTCTGACTATTATGAGATCTGCGATTTCAAATGCCTGTGTAATGAATGCACCAAGTCGAAGACAGAATACAATGAGCATCTTTCACTCTGCATTACCAGGTCAGGAAATTTTTATTACCATGCATTCCGCAACTCGCTGGATACCTATACCGGCTCGGTGCTCGTGAGTAAACCCGGTTACGATTACACCGTGACCCACCCCGGTGAAATACCCGATGCGTGTACCATCATCATTTTTAAGAAAGTATTTTACGAAGACCTGGAAGAACAGTTTCAGCTTAAAGCGCATTGGTTCTTTTCCAATAAAGACATCCAGTCATTGCTGCTAAGAACCAACCCGCAGGTAGAACAGCTTCACTATACATTACTCCAGGCAGCCAGGCAGGCATCACCGGGTAAACTTGAAATGGACAGCCTGGTAATGGATATCCTGGAAGAAGTGCTGTCCCGTTTCACCAATTACGAAGTACCGCAGGCACTGCCGGCCCGGCTAAAAAAACACCACCTCGTAACCATCGAGAAAGCGAAACAATACCTCAGCGAAAATCTTACAAAGAATATCTCGCTCGAAGAACTGGCAAGCCACTGCCACATAAGCCCCTTTCATTTCAGCAGGATATACAAGGCTTTTACGGGCTATCCTGTTCACCAATACCTGCAATTGATGCGCCTGAAACATGCCGGGATGTTACTGGCTACTGCCTTGCCCGTTGCGGATATCGCCTTCCAGTCGGGCTTCAACAGCATCGACTATTTCTCAGCTGCTTTTAAAAAACAATACAGGCTCTCCCCTTCCGCCTTCAGGGCCAGCCGGAAAAAAACAGCAGGATTTCACAAGTGATGCCGCTCCATGACCTTTAGCTTTGTGCTCCGCTAAATCAACGCTATGGACGAAGTGAAACAAAACCTGGTGTTTGCCGAACAAAAGGCAAAAGAATTATTCAATACCGCAGAACAACGGGGGCTGATAATTCCCGGGAAGTCTGAAAGTGAATTGGCAGGGGAAATAGCTAACCTGGCCAAAGAATTTTTTGGCATTGGGAACTTCTGGCATAAAAAAATTGTACGGGCTGGCGCCAACACCCTTCACCCATACAATGGAAATCCACCAGACCGGGTCATCCAGGATGACGATATTGTATTTTTAGACCTGGGCCCTGTTTTTAAGGGTTGGGAAGCAGACCTGGGGAGAACCTATGTTATTGGCAATGATCCATTGAAACTGAAATTAAAAAAAGACGTAGAAGATGCCTGGCATGAAGCAAACCGGTGGTATTCCAAACAGAATGATCTGACAGGTGCGGAATGCTTTCATTACGTTACTGAGCTGGCAAAAAGTTATGGGTGGGAATTTGGCGGAGACATAGCCGGTCATATAGTAGGCCCTTTCCCGCATGAACAGCCGGATGATCCTGCCGACCTGGGATTGGATATTCACCCGGATAATCAAAGCAGCATTTTCCTGCGGGATAAACATGGGAACAAAAGACATTGGATACTGGAAATTCAATTTGTGGACAGGGCAAATAATATCGGGGGTTTCTTTGAACAATTATTGACAACAGAATAAAACATCAGATCAATAAACGCATAAAAATGAAAAAGATCATCAACACAGGCATCATGGCACTGGGGCTGTTGCGAGCCGACGCCCAGGGCCCGGATATGGCAATATTAAAAGAACTGAATGCAAAATTCATTCACAATTTTGTGACCAATGACGTGGCGGCTCACAGTCTGATCATTCACCCGGATTTCATACACATCAACACAGAAGGAAAATACACCGACCGGGCAAGGTACCTCGAGAACTGGGCGCATGGTTTCAGGGATATTGTATATTGGGACTACCGGGGCGAAGACATCAAACTATTCGGCAACACGGCCCTTGTACATTCACAGAACAAGTGCATTGCGATCAAAGACGGGAAAGAAGATATCAGCTACTGGATGTATACCGATACCTATATAAAAGAAAACGGGGAATGGAAATGTGTGCAGGCGCAGATAGGGAAAGTGACAAGGGAGAACCTTGCCGGGGAGGAAACGATCGTGAGGAAATATGATTACCGGAAATAAAACATTCACTACACAATGTTCAGAACAACATTCAATATCCAATTTAAACAAGCTCTATCACCGTTATCTCCGGCATGATGCCCACCCTGCCCGGGTAACCGATAAACCCAAAACCGGGATTCACATACAGTTTTTGGTTGCCTTCTTCATACAGTCCTGCCCATTGTTTATACATGTATTGCACCGGGCTCCATTTAAAACCGGGTATCTCCACGCCAAACTGCATGCCGTGGGTATGGCCGCTCAGCATCAGGTCAACATCGGGGTATTTTGTTTTTACTTCCGCATCCCAATGACTGGGATCGTGACTCATTAAGATCTTAAATGGATATTTTTCAGCCCCGGGATGTGCCAGGTCCATGCGCCCGTGTTTGGGGAACCTGGCCTTGCTGCTCCAGTTCTCGATGCCCAGTAAAGCGATCTGTTCGCCTTCTTTTTCCAGTACCACGTGTTCATTCATCAGCAAACGCCATCCCATATCCGCATGCACCTGTTTCAGGTTATCCAGGTTCTGTTCCCGGCTGATGCCATTATACGGCCAACGGACGTAATCGCCATAATCGTGGTTGCCAAAAATGCTGTATACCCCCATGGGGGCTTTCAGCCGGCTGAATAATTCCATGAATTCTTCCATCTCGGTGGCCCGGTCATTCACCAGGTCGCCGGTAAACAGGATGAGGTCGGCATTTTCTTTCAGTATCTTATCAATGCCATGATGTACTGCTTTCTTATCGGTAAAACTGCCGCTGTGGATATCGCTGATGTGGATGATCTTTAATCCCTTGAATGCCGCCGGTAAATTATCAAATGCCAGCGGAACCTTTTTCAGGCTGTAATTGTACTTATTGCCAAAACCGTACAGGAGGCTTCCAAATAAAGTGCCTCCGGCAGCCAGGCCCAGCCAGCTTAAAAATACCGATCGGCTGATGCCATCACCGCTCAT from Chitinophagaceae bacterium encodes the following:
- a CDS encoding DEAD/DEAH box helicase, with the protein product MNAFEALGLNEQLVQSVTELGFETPTSIQEKAIPVLLSGTTDFIGLAQTGTGKTAAFGLPLLQLIEPAQRHPQALIVCPTRELCLQITSDIETFKKHSRNIFTEAVYGGASIMMQIRNLKKGVHIVVATPGRLIDLIERKAIDLQKVKYVVLDEADEMLNMGFRDDIDFVLKNTINRESTWLFSATMPPEVRAISKNYMENPKEVTVGKKNSGNVNIDHQYFVVPAQHRYEALKRLIDFNPGMYAIIFTRTKADAQDISERLAKSGYEIEALHGDLSQQQRDKVMGRFRSKNLQLLIATDVAARGIDVDGITHVINFELPDDMEVYTHRSGRTGRAGKTGVCLSICHSRESYKIKSLERMINAKFHKVDVPSGKDVCRKQFFHFMDKLMLADVSHGDYETYMPDLMMKFAEVSKEEVLQRVAALEFSHFLKYYENAEDLNRADIRGDRRQPMREEMGGSRKERTSFNRRDSGYTRLFVNLGTKDGFYKASFLQFILDESDLKKEVLGKIDMREMNSWVEIDKDAAGRMIKAIDGKRYNNRTIRMNEADGGFRRPTDEGGRDRKRIYASKERGSFR
- a CDS encoding aminopeptidase P family protein, with amino-acid sequence MDEVKQNLVFAEQKAKELFNTAEQRGLIIPGKSESELAGEIANLAKEFFGIGNFWHKKIVRAGANTLHPYNGNPPDRVIQDDDIVFLDLGPVFKGWEADLGRTYVIGNDPLKLKLKKDVEDAWHEANRWYSKQNDLTGAECFHYVTELAKSYGWEFGGDIAGHIVGPFPHEQPDDPADLGLDIHPDNQSSIFLRDKHGNKRHWILEIQFVDRANNIGGFFEQLLTTE
- a CDS encoding glycosyltransferase family 9 protein, which encodes MQKFLVIQTAFIGDVVLGTALVEKLTKHYPHARIDFLVRKGNESLLENNPHLSEVLTWDKKKRKLRNLLVLLLHIRKTRYDKVITIQRFFSTGLLTAFSGANETIGFDKNPLSFLFSKKVKHIISKENGIKHEVERNNDLIESFTDGSVIRPRLYPSEKDHAAISAWTQKKYVTISPGSIWFTKRYPFEKWADLIRNFPPEYAVYLVGGKENIAECEYIKSISNNPDVDILAGKLSFLQSAALMETAAMNYVNDSGPLHFASAVNAPVTAVYCSTAPAYGFTPLSDKSYIVETPEKLNCRPCGIHGHKTCPEQHFKCAKTIQTNHLLEAFQKAMMNV
- a CDS encoding helix-turn-helix transcriptional regulator — its product is MEAEVHILFSSDYYEICDFKCLCNECTKSKTEYNEHLSLCITRSGNFYYHAFRNSLDTYTGSVLVSKPGYDYTVTHPGEIPDACTIIIFKKVFYEDLEEQFQLKAHWFFSNKDIQSLLLRTNPQVEQLHYTLLQAARQASPGKLEMDSLVMDILEEVLSRFTNYEVPQALPARLKKHHLVTIEKAKQYLSENLTKNISLEELASHCHISPFHFSRIYKAFTGYPVHQYLQLMRLKHAGMLLATALPVADIAFQSGFNSIDYFSAAFKKQYRLSPSAFRASRKKTAGFHK
- a CDS encoding 2,3,4,5-tetrahydropyridine-2,6-dicarboxylate N-succinyltransferase: MELKQMILDAWAKRDLLKDQAYADAVRTVLEEVDKGRLRTAEPVNGSWQVNEWVKQAILMYFAIQQMETYTLPPFEFYDKMKLKSDYASLGVRAVPHAVARYGAYLARNVVLMPSYVNIGAYVDEGTMVDTWATVGSCAQIGKGVHLSGGVGIGGVLEPLQAAPVIIEDGCFIGSRCIVVEGVRVEKEAVLGANVVLTQSTKIIDVSGTEPKEMRGIVPARSVVIPGSYSKKFPAGEYGVGCALVIGQRKPSTDLKTSLNDALRDFNVSV
- a CDS encoding metallophosphoesterase, which encodes MRTPTGVFITIGIMLLLDTYIFQAVKAVSHSVSPRARAIIYSLYWGLTVIAIISFLLFVYTDQHFMGKKVRTYLFATIIGLSLAKMVAVIFFLVDDVRRGIQWVAGKLFFSNTDVEGMSGDGISRSVFLSWLGLAAGGTLFGSLLYGFGNKYNYSLKKVPLAFDNLPAAFKGLKIIHISDIHSGSFTDKKAVHHGIDKILKENADLILFTGDLVNDRATEMEEFMELFSRLKAPMGVYSIFGNHDYGDYVRWPYNGISREQNLDNLKQVHADMGWRLLMNEHVVLEKEGEQIALLGIENWSSKARFPKHGRMDLAHPGAEKYPFKILMSHDPSHWDAEVKTKYPDVDLMLSGHTHGMQFGVEIPGFKWSPVQYMYKQWAGLYEEGNQKLYVNPGFGFIGYPGRVGIMPEITVIELV
- a CDS encoding PorT family protein, encoding MQRSLLLMISVLAFSLACVQTDSLTKEEKQALDSMFRNDAFIQLMMGAGKKKSYFDVNVGIGNGIFSLKNNSLNAGQAITNKLFYTPSAGYYHKSGLGLTLTGFFARDDGKLKMYQYALRPAYVYHNKNIDAGISYTRFMEGSTTSFDVSPFKNDFYGSFTYKKTWIQPGIAVGFSFGKQEEYFDTAFWFFNRVVHIRDTITTRVYGLSAILSATHEWDFYKVFGKKDAVQLQPTIMLNAGSQTWNISHSSSLTNRRPVVQNYLKTRYGDGSSSGSFKIQSLGFLAEITYYYGKFYFQPQVYLDYYLPSTTEKDSLHYFRLLQDSHSNLPVLLTKVCKNIFLHGMYLAPYVRTKPFNMKTKILSLALLTVISTSAFSQRLHIGFKGGASINKLTGKSFKDEFSFGYHLGGFFEIGLGKKLGIQPEILFSQTNVDTSSTFSSVYQFKQLNKVQLKYLSFPILLNIKPTKMLTLQVGPQFGILTNKSNTLLQNGQEAFKSGDFSMLGGVQVNIRHFNIYGRYAIGLSNINDIDNNEKWKNQSIQLGIGLTL
- a CDS encoding threonylcarbamoyl-AMP synthase; the encoded protein is MYSYENDIEQCLRVLKEGGLILYPTDTVWGIGCDATNEEAVAQVYALKKRSDEKSMIILLADERDIIQYVTQPDPKVFDYIKGIHKPTTIIYEGAVGLAQNLTPQNNSIAIRITKDRFCKDLIKRFRKPIVSTSANVSGYPAPEVFTDIDVAIKNGVDYIVQHRQDDSTPAVPSAVVRWNADGSLHIIRS
- a CDS encoding nuclear transport factor 2 family protein — its product is MKKIINTGIMALGLLRADAQGPDMAILKELNAKFIHNFVTNDVAAHSLIIHPDFIHINTEGKYTDRARYLENWAHGFRDIVYWDYRGEDIKLFGNTALVHSQNKCIAIKDGKEDISYWMYTDTYIKENGEWKCVQAQIGKVTRENLAGEETIVRKYDYRK